In a genomic window of Streptomyces sp. SJL17-4:
- a CDS encoding MerR family transcriptional regulator → MKISEASRVSGVSARSLRHYEDEGLIVPGRFSNGFRDYCQSTIDRVLVIRTLLESGLPVRLIRELLPRLTDGSDAGTDAVCSEFLHEVQSHRDRLAARIAVLSDQQAALDAYLREARRTDL, encoded by the coding sequence ATGAAGATCAGCGAAGCCTCCAGAGTCAGCGGTGTGAGTGCGAGATCGTTGCGGCACTACGAGGACGAGGGCCTGATCGTCCCTGGCCGTTTCAGCAATGGGTTCCGTGACTACTGCCAGTCCACGATCGACCGGGTGCTCGTCATCCGCACCCTGCTGGAGTCCGGGCTGCCCGTGCGGCTGATCAGGGAACTCCTGCCCCGTCTCACCGACGGTTCCGATGCCGGCACCGACGCGGTGTGCTCGGAGTTCCTGCACGAAGTGCAGAGTCATCGTGATCGGCTCGCTGCTCGCATCGCCGTTCTCAGCGATCAGCAGGCGGCACTCGACGCCTACCTGCGCGAGGCCCGCCGTACTGATCTCTGA
- a CDS encoding NADPH:quinone oxidoreductase family protein has protein sequence METNEQQHTAEQTMRALIQRSHRGPEDLVLMTDQRRPTAGRGEYLIRVGAAGVNFADVMQTRGTYGGGPQAPYAAGFEAAGEIVGVGPGVGSPLPLGTHVVGVGPGAFAQYMTMSAAGVLPVPSGWSDAAALGLVLNWATALAALKPLGEIKAGEVVLVHAAAGGVGQAAVRLARHYGARVIATASPAKHDTVEALGADEVLDSRRPDLAEEITRLTGGVDLVLESVGQATFRTSLSVTKPFTGRIVVFGAASGDATLTTHDLVFTHQVQVKGLHIGALAGAAPSVHQSLLVEIEALIARGVYPPGIPRVHPLAEGAMVLQQLEAGHTRGKLALDPWG, from the coding sequence ATGGAGACCAACGAGCAGCAGCACACTGCCGAGCAGACGATGCGAGCACTGATCCAGCGGTCGCATCGAGGACCGGAGGACCTGGTCCTCATGACCGATCAGCGCCGCCCCACCGCGGGGCGGGGCGAGTACCTGATCCGCGTGGGCGCCGCCGGGGTCAACTTCGCTGACGTCATGCAGACCCGTGGCACGTACGGAGGGGGCCCGCAGGCCCCGTATGCGGCGGGCTTCGAGGCCGCCGGCGAGATCGTGGGCGTCGGCCCGGGTGTCGGGAGTCCGCTGCCGCTCGGCACCCACGTCGTCGGAGTCGGCCCCGGCGCCTTCGCGCAGTACATGACGATGTCGGCCGCGGGGGTACTCCCCGTGCCGTCCGGCTGGAGCGACGCCGCCGCTCTCGGACTGGTGTTGAACTGGGCCACCGCCTTGGCGGCACTGAAACCCCTGGGCGAGATCAAGGCGGGTGAGGTGGTCCTCGTCCATGCCGCGGCCGGAGGTGTGGGGCAGGCCGCCGTTCGCCTCGCCCGCCACTACGGTGCGCGTGTGATCGCCACGGCGTCACCGGCGAAGCACGACACCGTCGAAGCCCTCGGCGCCGACGAGGTCCTGGACAGTCGACGCCCTGATCTGGCCGAGGAGATCACCCGCCTGACCGGCGGCGTCGATCTGGTCCTGGAATCAGTGGGGCAGGCCACGTTCAGGACCAGCCTGTCGGTCACCAAACCCTTCACCGGACGCATCGTCGTGTTCGGCGCCGCGTCCGGCGATGCCACCCTGACGACGCACGACCTGGTCTTCACCCACCAGGTTCAGGTCAAGGGACTGCACATCGGTGCGCTGGCGGGCGCGGCCCCGTCTGTCCACCAGTCGTTGCTCGTCGAGATCGAGGCGCTCATCGCCCGCGGCGTGTATCCGCCGGGTATCCCCCGGGTCCACCCCCTGGCGGAGGGAGCGATGGTGCTGCAGCAGCTCGAAGCGGGCCATACCCGGGGCAAGCTCGCTCTCGACCCCTGGGGTTAG
- a CDS encoding DUF4157 domain-containing protein has product MLREAGHPWAQPEQHQHDAGCGHQQAEQPTVQRSAVHDVLRTSGRPLDDETRTDMETRLGADFSDVRVHDDTAARASAAQVGARAYTSGNHVVLGVGGADQHTLAHELTHVIQQRQGPVAGTDNGAGLRVSDPSDRFEREAESNATRAMRGPSAQAVAAPGATARPASATTGPVALQRMDMDLDGHSTTGGFAPPPLLRQRTLDLSRYEPSSDFRAHVQAFSNAQDPVRYGDVWVGDIVISDRDRPPTQYGDDGQNNHTTAWTLLRATLTSHANKAAEHLLTYIYNEVQELDSTSDALFVQRTRHMIPQFRAKIAMTQGLLTDMRNHAVPVQEWQHGLARLIRLYMEAYQLSPAASFGGRSGGDAEGHRMALLRREESRTGNDRMEPRLIMDTILRGLYEQPSDSGQRAVAEPHFWKTVATGFPNVTEYLAPHYQQLHDARTAVLGRAAQPTLQEYLRNPNDELLSPLDFGVLDSGFVADVEVDSHAYTGELWTSAVELSRRERPPTQFRPLQRSHTIAWKAIYEAAINATQEKPIGHVVGWAQRSLQFSRQSGPPADDEGRTSWETLRDGLHEKITRCITLLASGGENRPNFWEAMLSMLIRGCLTLENASRLATGGGPADENGEARGHGEAGIHQRLLYGGLSGAAATAEALGLLDTGALRTQSIRALMDRERQAMAASGQRPMRVSRHRPATIGVLERSRSLNEEIEGPRITQVLEHWADTSQEAYPHVQFDARAIMLEQARQLLRTDVDGSRGVPLSDRERNLFDIV; this is encoded by the coding sequence ATGCTCCGCGAGGCCGGACATCCCTGGGCACAGCCGGAGCAGCATCAGCACGATGCCGGCTGCGGGCATCAGCAGGCCGAGCAACCCACCGTTCAGCGCTCCGCCGTCCATGACGTGCTGCGCACCAGCGGTAGGCCTCTGGACGACGAGACGCGGACCGACATGGAGACCCGGCTCGGCGCCGACTTCTCGGACGTCCGCGTGCACGACGACACTGCCGCTCGGGCCTCCGCTGCCCAGGTCGGTGCCCGCGCCTACACCTCCGGCAACCATGTCGTGCTCGGAGTGGGTGGAGCGGACCAGCACACCCTCGCCCATGAACTGACGCATGTGATCCAGCAGCGTCAGGGCCCTGTGGCGGGGACCGACAACGGCGCGGGACTACGGGTCTCCGACCCGTCGGACCGGTTCGAACGTGAGGCCGAGAGCAATGCCACGCGCGCCATGCGGGGGCCTTCCGCCCAGGCGGTCGCCGCTCCGGGTGCGACGGCCCGGCCTGCCAGTGCGACGACAGGGCCGGTCGCGCTGCAGCGGATGGACATGGATCTGGACGGACATTCGACCACGGGGGGCTTCGCACCGCCCCCTCTTCTTCGCCAACGCACCCTGGACCTTTCCCGTTACGAACCGTCCAGTGATTTTCGTGCGCACGTCCAGGCTTTCAGTAACGCCCAGGACCCTGTGCGTTACGGAGACGTCTGGGTCGGGGATATCGTGATCAGCGACAGGGACCGTCCGCCGACCCAGTACGGTGACGACGGACAGAACAACCACACCACAGCCTGGACCCTGCTGCGGGCAACGCTGACCTCTCATGCGAACAAGGCTGCCGAACACCTGCTCACGTACATCTACAATGAAGTGCAGGAGCTGGACAGCACAAGTGACGCACTGTTCGTCCAGAGAACCAGGCACATGATCCCGCAATTCCGTGCAAAGATCGCGATGACGCAGGGTCTGCTGACGGACATGCGGAACCACGCCGTTCCCGTGCAGGAATGGCAGCATGGTCTGGCGCGGCTCATCAGGCTTTATATGGAGGCCTATCAGCTCAGCCCCGCGGCCTCCTTCGGCGGGAGGTCCGGTGGTGACGCCGAAGGGCACCGGATGGCCTTGCTCCGCAGGGAGGAATCCCGCACGGGGAACGACCGTATGGAGCCCCGGCTCATCATGGACACTATTCTTCGCGGTCTGTACGAACAGCCATCGGACAGTGGCCAGCGCGCGGTTGCGGAGCCGCACTTCTGGAAGACGGTTGCCACGGGATTCCCCAACGTCACAGAATACCTGGCACCCCACTACCAGCAGCTCCACGACGCCCGCACCGCTGTACTGGGGCGAGCCGCACAGCCGACCCTCCAGGAATACCTCAGGAATCCCAACGACGAGCTGCTCAGCCCTCTCGACTTCGGTGTGCTGGACAGCGGGTTCGTGGCCGATGTCGAGGTGGATTCGCATGCGTACACCGGAGAGTTGTGGACCTCTGCCGTCGAACTGAGCCGGCGTGAGCGCCCGCCGACCCAGTTCCGCCCGCTTCAGCGTTCGCACACCATCGCATGGAAAGCGATCTACGAGGCCGCCATCAACGCGACACAGGAGAAGCCGATCGGGCACGTCGTCGGCTGGGCGCAGCGCTCTCTTCAATTCAGCCGGCAGTCCGGGCCGCCTGCCGATGACGAAGGCCGCACGAGCTGGGAAACGCTCAGGGACGGCCTCCACGAAAAAATCACCCGTTGCATCACCCTCCTCGCGTCAGGAGGGGAGAACCGCCCGAACTTCTGGGAGGCCATGCTCAGCATGCTGATCAGAGGATGCCTCACCCTGGAGAACGCGAGCCGACTGGCCACCGGCGGTGGACCCGCCGATGAGAACGGCGAAGCCCGGGGGCACGGAGAGGCCGGCATTCACCAGCGTTTGCTGTACGGCGGCCTGTCGGGCGCGGCCGCCACGGCAGAAGCCCTCGGGCTTCTGGACACCGGCGCACTTCGTACGCAGTCCATCCGCGCCCTGATGGATCGAGAGCGGCAAGCCATGGCGGCCTCGGGGCAGCGACCCATGCGGGTATCGCGCCACCGCCCGGCCACGATAGGTGTGTTGGAGCGCAGCAGGTCGCTCAATGAAGAGATCGAGGGGCCTCGCATCACCCAGGTTCTGGAACACTGGGCCGACACCTCCCAAGAGGCGTACCCGCATGTGCAATTCGACGCCCGCGCCATCATGCTGGAACAAGCCCGCCAACTGCTCCGTACGGATGTGGACGGCAGCAGGGGGGTCCCGCTCAGCGACCGGGAGAGGAACCTGTTCGACATCGTCTGA
- a CDS encoding RNA polymerase sigma factor SigF: MTVTTMSATETEAGTGTLPLIPDAVAVAPKDARALSKVFFQELAVLEEGTHEYQYARNTLIEMNMSLVRYAAGRFRHRADEMEDIVQVGMIGLIKAIDRFELSREVEFTTFAVPYIVGEIKRFFRDTSWAVHVPRRLQEARVELAKATEELSTRLGRMPTVKELAELMSLTEEEVTEARLASNGYNSSSLDAVLSGDDEDHDASLADFIGSEDPAMELVEDFQSLAPLIADLEERDRRIIHLRFVEELTQAQIGERLGCSQMHVSRLLSRTVKRLRAGLLETA, from the coding sequence GTGACGGTCACAACGATGTCGGCCACGGAAACCGAGGCCGGAACGGGAACGCTGCCGCTGATCCCGGACGCGGTGGCGGTCGCACCCAAGGATGCGCGGGCCCTGTCGAAGGTCTTCTTCCAGGAGCTCGCGGTGCTGGAGGAGGGGACGCACGAGTACCAGTACGCGCGCAACACCCTCATCGAGATGAACATGAGCCTGGTCCGCTACGCCGCCGGGCGGTTCCGTCACCGCGCCGACGAGATGGAGGACATCGTCCAGGTCGGCATGATCGGCCTGATCAAGGCGATCGACCGCTTCGAGCTCTCACGGGAGGTCGAGTTCACCACCTTCGCCGTGCCCTACATCGTCGGCGAGATCAAGAGGTTCTTCCGGGACACCTCGTGGGCGGTGCACGTACCCCGCCGGCTGCAGGAGGCCCGGGTGGAGCTGGCCAAGGCGACCGAGGAGCTCAGCACGCGCCTCGGCCGGATGCCGACGGTCAAGGAGCTCGCCGAGCTGATGAGCCTCACGGAGGAAGAGGTGACCGAGGCGCGGCTGGCCTCCAACGGCTACAACTCCTCGTCGCTCGACGCCGTGCTCAGCGGTGACGACGAGGACCACGACGCCTCCCTCGCCGACTTCATCGGCAGCGAGGACCCCGCCATGGAGCTGGTGGAGGACTTCCAGTCCCTGGCCCCGCTCATCGCCGACCTCGAAGAGCGCGATCGGCGCATCATCCATCTGAGGTTCGTCGAGGAACTCACCCAGGCCCAGATAGGGGAACGTCTGGGCTGCTCCCAGATGCACGTCTCGCGCCTGCTCTCGCGCACCGTGAAGCGCTTGCGCGCGGGCCTGCTGGAAACCGCCTGA